A region of Myxococcus stipitatus DSM 14675 DNA encodes the following proteins:
- a CDS encoding hybrid non-ribosomal peptide synthetase/type I polyketide synthase, whose translation MAWLVAAVAEAAGLPPEEVLLDEPFVTYGLTSKEAVFLTGDLADWLERDVSPTALWEHPTISALSRHLAGLLTPPPESPAAPEPEAATKAVDDAGAIAVTAMACRFPGAASPEAYWALLQRGGDAITEVPASRWDVGRFHGAGPGAPGTMNTRWGGFVEGIDAFDPLFFGIAPREAHRMDPQQRLLLEVAWEALERGGHAPRSLQGSRTGVFVGISTQDYSRRQFSDPSLLDAYAGTGNAHSIAANRLSYLLGLRGPSMAVDTACSSSLVAIHLARQSLLAQECDLALAGGVNAILSPELTIAFSQAGMMASDGRCKTFDASADGYVRSEGCGVIVLKRLEDALASGDPILAVLRGSAVNHDGQSNGLTAPSGVAQQDVLRQALRQARLSPASIGYVEAHGTGTKLGDPIEVDAIQAVLSQERDPSRACFVGSAKSNIGHLEAAAGIAGLVKAILALRHGEIPPQVHFRRLNPHITLRHPAFQIPARNEPWSQAPGDRYAGVSAFGFGGTNAHVIVGEPPSRAPVSASPPARTHQLLVLSAQTLPALHALARQYLELLASSSAPSLEAMCFTASTGRDSWPHRLAVVASSREELAARLGAFLQGQRVPGVHQGEARRETPPRVVFLYPGQGAQYAGMAHQLHESAPVFREALERCEALLRPHLDVPLKSLLFPGPGDDEARVHQTRYTQPALFAVAHALTELWASWGVKPDAVLGHSVGEYAAARVAGVLGLEEALGLLALRGQLIQALPLDGAMFALMADEATVRDALKSEPAVAVAAINGPRHVVISGERGAVERVVQALEARGVEGRALQVSHAFHSPLMEPMLDGFEQAASRVAFQAPRLPLISNLTGAPLGAAPTAHDWRRHVREPVQFFQGIQHVARQGAPLFVELGPHDTLLGMAKRCVPDGAAEWLPSLRKQRDAWETLLGTLGALHVRGVPVDWRAFHAGHTEPRVRLPTHPFERQRYWLDAAPSPPSPQAPMTAPATVSRQERFLSELRALLSRLLQMPAERMDAHASFLELGADSVVLMDAARAVEKRFGLKLTMRQLFEELTTLDAMARYLDLTVPADAAPEQAVAPGPSTPPALPPQHAPTAPGGEGLEQVVKLQLQLMAQQLALLGGRATTSAAPLLTGGATASSEVTQATLATQGASAAAPSALAEPGAQAAPRRPDVAPSSSAAHSASVATPLAAAASVAPGHTRSAAPASPFASGSLKGKPDRVLTPTQQRHVDTLVERHTRRTRGSKQEAIQHRSRWSDVRWLMNFRAELKEVCYPIVSTRSRGARFWDPDGNEFIDLSMGFGVQLFGHHPAFLVDALRERLEQGMEVGPQSDLAGRAAELICELTGMKRVTFCNSGTEAVMTALRLARAATGRSKVVMFTGSYHGHSDGTLVVGRMVDGVPQTLPMAAGVTEKVAEDVIVLPYGEERSLEVIRQHLGELAVVVVEPIQSRRPNLQPRAFLQSLREMTRAAGVPLMFDEVITGFRLHPGGAQAWLGIEADLVTYGKVVGGGMPIGVVADRGGFVDRIDGGDWSYGDDSYPAVETTFAAGTFCKHPLTMATMIATLTHLKQEGPLLQERLNQRAARLVERINEVFQQAQAPVEMVHGGSVMRFNAAGNSSYLFQPLEMDLFYCHLRDRGIYIWEGRTCMLSTAHGDAELDAIVHAVADSVSEMQSGGFWSRPQPGPGLTAPSLSGSEAKARSLPLTEAQRHLWVLARANEGGSIAYNLSMTLRLEGALREETLRRALKHIVDRHDALRTYVDLHGEQQHILPTCDVALPVLDLSALSPAPRSESLSQWYAKESATAFDLHRGPLFRANLLKLDAHEHLLVLTTHHVVVDGWSLGVVLHEVAAAYSAFVDGGAPALPPVTQFSDYVRWLRAEESTDAMAAHERYWLEQHVERLPAIELPVDLSRPATRRFRGARESVRLDATFSQGLRELAQRQKATPFMLLLSAYTLFLHRMTGQEDVLVGIPTAGRGMDGGEGLVGYCSHLLPIASHTRGEESFPEYLQSLKQVLLSAYEHQDYPFSRLLERLDLPRSTSHTPLIGVTFNLERPLTVRGMGGLKASFHPQPVAFAAFDLSLNVLDVEDGLVLDFDYNTDLFEPASVARFARGFRALLQGLASQPQRPVHQLPVLTEEEKHQVLVTWNERNRVAYPREHRVHQLVERQVALRPSQVAVEFEGHHLTYAVLNACANQLGHHLRSLGVGPGVLVGVLLERTPEMLVALLAILKSGGAFVPLDPAHPSERLRFLIEDSRTSVVVTQARLSERLPALSAKVVRLDSDADTLASQSRENLVNLASATTPAYVIYTSGSTGEPKGVVIGHGAFALHCQDVIPRYRHTEHDRILQFASFSFDASLEQLFPTFMVGATLVLRGSTVWTPEELARHLVEDRLSVVNFPTAYWRQLAQRWDESPPDLTGHCLRLIIVGGDAVLAGVLEQWHRGPLGSVRLLNAYGPTETLITATAHEVPPPAPGQKFPERIPIGLPLSNRAFYVLDRHGAPVPIGVAGELHIGGELLALGYLHRPELTAQRFVRDPFSGAPEARLYKTGDVVRFLPEGALEFLGRTDHQVKVRGFRVELGEIESALSRHPALREVVVTIHQEPQDGGGGSDKRLVAYAVPTAADAVTPADLRRFLLERLPDYMVPAFFVLLGELPLTPGGKLDRQALPAPDPTANATSRPFIAPRTPTESALAEAWMKALRVPRVGIHDDFFELGGDSLLATQVASRLREALQVEVSLERLFKAATLAELAEHVDTLLWASGPRTADATREEGEL comes from the coding sequence GTGGCGTGGCTTGTCGCCGCGGTGGCCGAGGCGGCGGGTCTACCTCCCGAGGAGGTGCTGCTCGACGAGCCCTTCGTCACCTATGGACTGACGTCCAAGGAGGCCGTCTTCCTCACGGGAGACCTCGCGGATTGGCTGGAGCGGGACGTGTCGCCCACCGCGCTGTGGGAGCACCCGACCATCTCCGCGCTGAGTCGGCATCTGGCGGGGTTGCTCACGCCTCCCCCCGAGTCACCCGCGGCGCCCGAGCCCGAGGCCGCGACGAAGGCGGTCGACGACGCGGGCGCCATCGCCGTCACCGCGATGGCGTGCCGCTTCCCGGGAGCCGCTTCGCCCGAGGCGTACTGGGCGCTGCTCCAGCGCGGCGGCGACGCCATCACCGAGGTGCCCGCGAGCCGGTGGGACGTGGGGCGCTTTCACGGCGCGGGGCCCGGCGCGCCCGGGACGATGAACACGCGCTGGGGCGGCTTCGTCGAGGGGATTGACGCGTTCGACCCGCTCTTCTTCGGCATCGCCCCGCGCGAGGCGCACCGGATGGACCCTCAGCAGCGGCTGCTGCTGGAGGTCGCGTGGGAGGCGCTGGAGCGCGGAGGCCACGCGCCCCGCTCGCTCCAGGGCAGCCGCACCGGCGTGTTCGTGGGCATCAGCACGCAGGACTACTCGCGGCGGCAGTTCAGCGACCCGTCGCTGCTGGATGCCTATGCGGGCACGGGCAATGCGCACAGCATCGCGGCCAACCGCCTCTCGTATCTGTTGGGGCTGCGCGGGCCGAGCATGGCGGTGGACACGGCGTGCTCGTCGTCGCTCGTCGCCATCCACCTGGCCCGGCAGAGCCTCCTCGCCCAGGAGTGCGACCTGGCGCTGGCGGGTGGGGTGAATGCCATCCTGAGCCCGGAGCTCACCATCGCCTTCTCCCAAGCGGGGATGATGGCGAGCGACGGGCGCTGCAAGACGTTCGATGCCTCCGCGGATGGCTATGTCCGCTCCGAAGGCTGCGGCGTCATCGTGCTCAAGCGGCTCGAGGATGCGCTCGCCTCGGGAGACCCCATCCTCGCCGTCCTGCGGGGCTCGGCGGTCAACCATGATGGCCAGAGCAACGGCCTCACCGCGCCCAGCGGCGTCGCGCAGCAGGATGTCCTCCGTCAGGCGCTGCGTCAGGCGCGGCTGTCCCCCGCGAGCATCGGCTACGTGGAGGCGCATGGCACGGGGACGAAGCTGGGCGACCCCATCGAGGTCGATGCAATCCAGGCGGTGCTCTCCCAGGAGCGCGACCCTTCGCGCGCGTGCTTCGTCGGCTCCGCGAAGAGCAACATCGGCCACCTGGAGGCCGCCGCGGGAATCGCCGGACTCGTGAAGGCCATCCTGGCGCTGCGGCACGGAGAGATTCCGCCGCAGGTCCACTTCCGGCGGCTCAATCCGCACATCACGCTGCGGCATCCCGCCTTCCAGATTCCGGCGCGCAACGAGCCCTGGTCTCAGGCCCCCGGAGACCGCTACGCCGGCGTCAGCGCCTTCGGCTTCGGTGGAACCAACGCCCACGTCATCGTCGGCGAGCCCCCCTCGCGCGCGCCGGTGTCCGCGAGCCCTCCCGCGCGCACACACCAACTGCTGGTGTTGTCCGCCCAGACGCTGCCGGCCCTGCATGCGTTGGCGCGGCAGTACCTGGAGCTGCTCGCGTCCTCATCCGCGCCCTCGCTGGAGGCGATGTGCTTCACCGCCTCGACGGGACGGGACTCCTGGCCGCATCGGCTCGCCGTGGTGGCGAGCTCGCGCGAGGAGCTGGCGGCGCGGCTGGGCGCGTTCCTCCAGGGACAGCGGGTGCCGGGGGTGCATCAGGGAGAGGCTCGGCGCGAGACACCTCCGCGTGTCGTCTTCCTCTACCCCGGTCAAGGGGCGCAGTACGCCGGGATGGCGCACCAGCTCCACGAGAGTGCCCCCGTCTTCCGAGAGGCGCTGGAGCGCTGTGAGGCGCTGCTGCGCCCGCACCTCGACGTGCCGCTGAAGTCGCTCCTCTTCCCAGGGCCCGGCGACGACGAGGCGCGGGTCCACCAGACGCGCTACACCCAGCCCGCGCTGTTCGCGGTGGCCCATGCGCTGACGGAGCTGTGGGCCTCGTGGGGCGTGAAGCCGGACGCCGTGCTGGGACACAGCGTGGGCGAGTACGCCGCCGCGCGGGTCGCCGGGGTGCTGGGCCTCGAGGAGGCACTGGGGCTGCTCGCGCTCCGGGGCCAGCTCATCCAGGCGCTGCCTCTGGATGGGGCCATGTTCGCCCTCATGGCCGACGAGGCGACGGTCCGCGATGCGCTGAAGTCAGAGCCCGCGGTCGCGGTGGCGGCCATCAACGGCCCGCGCCATGTCGTCATCTCCGGTGAGCGCGGCGCGGTGGAGCGCGTGGTCCAGGCCCTGGAGGCGAGAGGCGTGGAGGGCCGCGCGCTCCAGGTGTCCCATGCGTTCCACTCGCCGCTGATGGAGCCCATGCTCGACGGGTTCGAGCAGGCCGCTTCCCGCGTCGCGTTCCAGGCGCCTCGCCTGCCGCTCATCTCCAACCTCACCGGGGCCCCGCTGGGTGCCGCGCCCACCGCGCACGACTGGCGTCGCCATGTGCGCGAGCCCGTCCAGTTCTTCCAGGGCATCCAGCACGTGGCCCGGCAAGGGGCTCCGCTCTTCGTCGAGCTGGGGCCCCACGACACGCTCCTCGGCATGGCGAAGCGGTGTGTCCCCGATGGCGCCGCGGAGTGGCTCCCCAGCCTGCGCAAGCAGCGCGATGCCTGGGAGACGCTCCTGGGCACCCTGGGTGCGCTCCATGTCCGAGGTGTCCCGGTGGACTGGCGCGCGTTCCACGCGGGCCACACCGAGCCCCGCGTGCGGCTGCCGACCCATCCCTTCGAGCGCCAGCGCTACTGGCTGGACGCCGCTCCCTCTCCTCCGTCCCCGCAGGCCCCCATGACCGCTCCCGCCACCGTGAGTCGACAGGAACGCTTCCTGAGCGAGCTCCGTGCCTTGCTGTCCCGCCTGCTCCAGATGCCCGCCGAGCGGATGGACGCACACGCGTCCTTCCTGGAGCTGGGCGCGGACTCGGTCGTCCTGATGGACGCGGCGCGCGCGGTGGAGAAGCGCTTCGGCCTCAAGCTGACGATGCGCCAGCTCTTCGAGGAGCTGACGACGCTGGATGCGATGGCCCGCTACCTGGACCTCACGGTCCCCGCTGACGCCGCGCCCGAGCAGGCCGTTGCACCCGGGCCCTCCACGCCGCCCGCACTCCCTCCCCAGCACGCGCCCACGGCGCCAGGGGGCGAGGGCCTCGAGCAGGTCGTGAAGCTGCAGCTTCAGCTCATGGCGCAGCAACTCGCGCTGCTCGGTGGGCGGGCCACGACCTCAGCGGCGCCACTGTTGACGGGTGGCGCGACCGCCTCATCCGAAGTGACGCAGGCGACACTCGCGACGCAGGGTGCTTCCGCGGCGGCTCCGAGCGCGCTCGCCGAGCCGGGCGCCCAGGCGGCGCCGCGGAGGCCAGACGTCGCGCCCTCCTCGTCCGCGGCGCATTCCGCCTCCGTGGCCACCCCGCTCGCGGCAGCCGCCTCTGTCGCGCCGGGCCACACCCGGTCCGCCGCGCCCGCGTCTCCCTTCGCCTCCGGCTCGCTCAAGGGCAAGCCCGACCGGGTGCTGACACCCACGCAGCAGCGTCACGTGGACACACTCGTCGAGCGTCACACGCGGCGCACACGGGGCTCGAAGCAGGAGGCCATCCAGCATCGCTCGCGCTGGAGCGACGTGCGCTGGCTCATGAACTTCCGCGCGGAGCTCAAGGAGGTCTGCTACCCCATCGTCAGCACCCGCTCGCGCGGCGCGCGGTTCTGGGACCCGGACGGCAACGAGTTCATCGACCTGTCCATGGGCTTCGGCGTGCAGCTGTTCGGCCACCATCCCGCCTTCCTCGTGGACGCGCTGCGCGAGCGGCTGGAGCAGGGCATGGAGGTCGGCCCGCAGTCGGACCTCGCGGGCCGGGCCGCCGAGCTCATCTGCGAGCTCACCGGCATGAAGCGCGTCACCTTCTGCAACTCCGGCACGGAAGCGGTGATGACGGCGCTCCGCCTGGCCCGAGCGGCGACGGGACGCTCGAAGGTCGTGATGTTCACCGGCTCGTACCACGGCCACTCCGACGGTACGCTCGTCGTCGGGCGCATGGTCGACGGCGTCCCGCAGACGCTCCCCATGGCCGCGGGGGTCACGGAGAAGGTCGCCGAGGACGTCATCGTCCTGCCGTATGGCGAGGAGCGCTCCCTCGAGGTCATCCGCCAGCACCTGGGTGAGCTCGCCGTCGTCGTCGTGGAGCCCATCCAGAGCCGCCGCCCCAACCTCCAGCCTCGGGCGTTCCTCCAGTCCTTGCGCGAGATGACCCGCGCGGCGGGCGTGCCCCTCATGTTCGACGAGGTCATCACCGGCTTCCGGCTCCACCCTGGCGGCGCGCAGGCCTGGCTGGGAATCGAAGCCGACCTGGTGACCTACGGAAAGGTTGTCGGCGGCGGGATGCCCATCGGCGTCGTGGCGGACCGGGGCGGCTTCGTGGACCGCATCGACGGCGGTGACTGGAGCTACGGCGACGACTCCTACCCCGCCGTCGAGACCACCTTCGCCGCGGGCACGTTCTGCAAGCACCCCCTCACCATGGCGACGATGATCGCCACGCTCACCCACCTGAAGCAGGAGGGCCCCCTCCTCCAGGAGCGCCTCAACCAGCGCGCCGCGCGCCTCGTCGAGCGAATCAACGAGGTCTTCCAACAGGCGCAGGCCCCCGTGGAGATGGTGCACGGCGGCTCGGTGATGCGGTTCAACGCGGCCGGCAACTCCAGCTACCTCTTCCAGCCGCTGGAGATGGACCTCTTCTACTGCCACCTCCGCGACCGGGGCATCTACATCTGGGAGGGGCGCACCTGCATGCTCTCCACCGCGCATGGCGACGCGGAGCTGGACGCCATCGTCCACGCCGTCGCGGACAGCGTCTCGGAGATGCAATCCGGTGGCTTCTGGTCTCGCCCCCAGCCCGGCCCCGGTCTCACGGCGCCGAGCCTCTCCGGCTCCGAAGCGAAGGCACGCTCCCTGCCCCTCACCGAGGCCCAGCGGCACCTCTGGGTCCTCGCCCGAGCGAACGAGGGCGGCTCCATCGCGTACAACCTCTCCATGACGCTGCGGCTCGAAGGAGCCCTGCGCGAAGAGACGCTGCGGCGCGCGTTGAAGCACATCGTGGACCGCCATGACGCGCTGCGGACGTACGTCGACCTCCACGGAGAGCAGCAGCACATCCTGCCCACGTGCGACGTGGCGCTGCCGGTGCTCGACCTGAGCGCGCTGTCCCCTGCCCCTCGCAGCGAGTCCCTGTCCCAGTGGTACGCGAAGGAGAGCGCCACCGCGTTCGACCTGCACCGCGGCCCCCTGTTCCGCGCGAACCTGCTCAAGCTGGACGCGCATGAGCACCTGCTCGTGCTGACCACGCACCACGTCGTCGTGGATGGCTGGTCCCTCGGTGTCGTCCTCCACGAGGTGGCGGCGGCCTACTCCGCCTTCGTGGACGGCGGCGCGCCAGCCCTTCCCCCCGTGACCCAGTTCAGCGACTACGTCCGCTGGCTCCGAGCGGAGGAGTCCACGGACGCCATGGCGGCGCACGAGCGCTACTGGCTGGAGCAGCACGTGGAGCGGCTGCCCGCCATCGAGCTGCCCGTCGACCTCTCCCGTCCCGCGACGCGGCGCTTCCGCGGCGCACGTGAGTCCGTCCGCCTCGACGCCACCTTCAGCCAGGGCCTGCGGGAGCTGGCGCAGCGGCAGAAGGCCACGCCGTTCATGCTGCTGCTCTCCGCCTACACCCTCTTCCTCCACCGGATGACGGGACAGGAGGACGTGCTCGTCGGCATCCCCACCGCGGGACGAGGCATGGACGGCGGCGAGGGGCTCGTCGGCTACTGCTCGCACCTGCTGCCCATCGCCAGCCACACGCGGGGCGAGGAGTCCTTCCCCGAGTACCTCCAGTCACTCAAGCAGGTGCTGCTCTCCGCCTACGAGCACCAGGACTACCCCTTCTCCCGGCTCCTCGAGCGACTGGACCTGCCGCGCAGCACCAGCCACACGCCGCTCATTGGCGTGACGTTCAACCTGGAGCGTCCGCTGACCGTGCGCGGCATGGGCGGACTGAAGGCGTCCTTCCATCCCCAGCCCGTCGCGTTCGCCGCCTTCGACCTGAGCCTGAACGTGCTCGATGTCGAGGACGGACTGGTGCTGGACTTCGACTACAACACCGACCTGTTCGAGCCCGCGAGCGTCGCCCGCTTCGCACGCGGCTTCCGCGCGCTGTTGCAAGGACTGGCCTCCCAACCTCAGCGCCCCGTGCACCAGCTTCCGGTGCTCACCGAGGAGGAGAAGCACCAGGTCCTCGTCACCTGGAACGAGCGCAACCGCGTCGCCTATCCGCGCGAGCACCGGGTCCACCAGCTCGTCGAGCGACAGGTCGCGCTCCGCCCGAGCCAGGTCGCGGTGGAGTTCGAGGGGCACCACCTCACCTACGCGGTGCTCAACGCCTGCGCCAACCAGCTCGGGCACCACCTGCGCTCGCTCGGCGTGGGGCCCGGGGTCCTGGTGGGTGTGCTGTTGGAGCGCACGCCGGAGATGCTGGTCGCGCTGCTGGCCATCCTCAAGTCGGGCGGCGCGTTCGTCCCCTTGGACCCGGCCCATCCCTCGGAGCGGCTGCGCTTCCTCATCGAGGACTCGCGCACGTCCGTGGTGGTGACGCAGGCCCGGCTCTCCGAGCGCCTGCCCGCGCTGAGCGCGAAGGTCGTCCGCCTGGACTCCGACGCGGACACGCTGGCCTCCCAGTCGCGAGAGAACCTCGTGAACCTCGCGAGCGCCACGACACCCGCCTACGTCATCTACACCTCCGGCTCCACGGGCGAGCCCAAGGGGGTCGTCATCGGACACGGCGCGTTCGCCCTCCACTGCCAGGACGTCATCCCGCGCTACCGGCACACGGAGCACGACCGCATCCTCCAGTTCGCCTCCTTCAGCTTCGACGCCTCGCTGGAGCAGCTCTTCCCGACGTTCATGGTCGGCGCGACGCTGGTGCTGCGGGGCTCCACGGTGTGGACGCCGGAGGAGCTGGCGCGGCACCTCGTCGAGGACCGCCTCTCGGTGGTGAACTTCCCGACCGCCTACTGGCGGCAGCTCGCGCAGCGCTGGGATGAGTCACCGCCGGACCTCACCGGCCACTGTCTGCGCCTCATCATCGTGGGCGGTGACGCGGTGCTCGCGGGGGTGCTGGAGCAGTGGCATCGCGGCCCGCTGGGCTCGGTGCGGCTCCTCAACGCCTACGGCCCCACGGAGACCCTCATCACCGCGACGGCGCACGAGGTGCCTCCTCCCGCGCCCGGGCAGAAGTTCCCCGAGCGCATCCCCATCGGGCTCCCGCTGTCCAACCGGGCCTTCTACGTGCTCGACCGGCACGGTGCGCCCGTCCCCATCGGCGTCGCGGGAGAGCTGCACATCGGAGGCGAGCTGCTCGCGCTCGGCTACCTCCACCGGCCGGAGCTGACCGCGCAGCGCTTCGTGAGGGACCCGTTCTCGGGAGCCCCCGAGGCGCGCCTCTACAAGACGGGCGACGTGGTGCGGTTCCTCCCGGAGGGAGCGCTGGAGTTCCTCGGCCGCACGGACCATCAGGTCAAGGTGCGCGGCTTCCGTGTCGAGCTGGGGGAGATCGAGTCCGCCCTGAGCCGACACCCGGCCTTGCGCGAGGTGGTGGTGACCATCCACCAGGAGCCGCAAGACGGCGGCGGTGGCTCCGACAAGCGACTGGTCGCATACGCGGTCCCCACGGCGGCCGACGCCGTCACTCCCGCCGACCTGCGCCGGTTCCTCCTGGAGCGACTGCCGGACTACATGGTGCCGGCGTTCTTCGTCCTCCTCGGCGAGCTGCCCCTCACCCCGGGCGGCAAGCTGGACCGGCAGGCACTGCCCGCGCCGGACCCGACGGCGAACGCGACCTCGCGTCCCTTCATCGCACCGCGCACGCCCACGGAGTCCGCGCTCGCCGAGGCCTGGATGAAGGCCCTGCGGGTGCCGCGCGTGGGCATCCACGATGACTTCTTCGAGCTGGGTGGGGACTCGCTCCTGGCCACCCAGGTCGCCTCCCGTCTGCGCGAGGCGCTCCAGGTCGAGGTCTCCCTCGAGCGCCTCTTCAAGGCCGCCACCCTCGCCGAGCTGGCGGAGCACGTGGACACGCTCCTCTGGGCCTCGGGCCCCCGCACCGCCGACGCGACGCGCGAGGAGGGCGAGCTGTGA
- a CDS encoding arginine deiminase family protein: MAFDQVECWSEDGRLDSVVVFQPAALDVASAEEAVAVGFSRIVTRVEAQDASNRLREVLGSFGCRAIDLVDFVSPADRVVSNTTVNRVFVRDTAVALGARLVRGAAGFPTRVAEFDVTHGALSRLMGCPDGDVAWASVVRVEFGDVFLLGQRRLLVNVGLRSDARYVRDFVEVAWEAGFEEVAVVRIPGDLGIIHLDLAFNVLGEEAVLARAFLRHCPLQVCVRERPAKWESFEDYFAQRGRRVLTFEPGNTHPFLSNFIHLEPRLLLASEGVAPHLRALVRGLRMEVVGVDIDALEGGNGSVRCLTMPLRRVS, from the coding sequence ATGGCGTTTGACCAAGTCGAGTGCTGGTCGGAGGACGGCCGGCTGGACAGCGTGGTGGTGTTCCAGCCCGCAGCGTTGGACGTCGCATCGGCGGAAGAGGCCGTTGCCGTCGGTTTTTCTCGAATCGTGACAAGAGTTGAAGCGCAGGACGCTTCAAACCGGCTGCGAGAGGTCCTCGGCTCCTTTGGTTGTCGTGCCATTGACTTGGTGGATTTCGTGTCACCCGCGGACCGGGTCGTCAGCAACACCACGGTGAACAGGGTTTTTGTCCGTGACACGGCCGTGGCGTTGGGTGCGCGGTTGGTGCGCGGTGCCGCGGGATTCCCCACACGGGTGGCCGAGTTCGACGTCACGCATGGCGCGCTGTCGCGGTTGATGGGGTGCCCCGACGGGGACGTGGCGTGGGCGTCGGTGGTCCGCGTGGAGTTCGGGGACGTGTTCCTGCTGGGGCAGCGGCGGCTGCTGGTCAACGTGGGCTTGCGCAGTGATGCGCGGTACGTGCGCGACTTCGTGGAGGTCGCGTGGGAGGCGGGCTTCGAGGAGGTCGCGGTCGTCCGCATCCCCGGCGACCTGGGCATCATCCACCTGGACCTCGCCTTCAACGTGCTGGGGGAGGAGGCGGTGCTGGCGCGGGCCTTCCTGCGACACTGCCCGCTCCAGGTCTGCGTGCGGGAGCGTCCCGCGAAGTGGGAGTCCTTCGAGGACTACTTCGCGCAGCGGGGCCGGCGGGTGCTGACCTTCGAGCCGGGGAACACGCACCCCTTCCTGTCCAACTTCATCCACCTGGAGCCGCGGCTGCTCCTCGCCTCGGAAGGCGTGGCGCCGCACCTGCGTGCCCTGGTGCGAGGCTTGAGGATGGAAGTGGTGGGCGTGGACATCGACGCGCTCGAGGGAGGCAACGGGAGCGTGCGCTGTCTGACGATGCCGCTGCGGCGCGTGTCCTGA